The following proteins are co-located in the Acidobacteriota bacterium genome:
- a CDS encoding fused MFS/spermidine synthase, with the protein MSSVDRRPAPHGTAFVLGLYTLTIFLSAALLFLVQPMFARMVLPRLGGSPAVWNTAVVFYQAALLAGYAYAYFSSRALSPRAQVLVHFLLLAIPFAVLPLGIPDAWTPNPDHPAASLLAVLAVAVGLPFVVVSTTAPLLQRWFSASGHPHGRDPYFLYASSNAGSLLALLGYPVAMERWLPLGEQARWWTFGYAAFVVLCAGCGVLILKARGANMGGAPDASPAVVPDDPPAGRPALARQMRWLALAAVPVSLMLSVTTYLTTDLSAVPLLWVIPLAVYLVTFVLTFARRPPVPPRAVSAVVPFVLAGLMFLIAAKEESTDWWLVASHVAAFFVIALACHGRLASLRPGPGELTRFYLIVSLGGALGGMFNALAAPLLFEHVYEYPLSLILAAALLMPAKPAAAPEKGTPRREGRAVPKADGRGRSKDVPAAPATASRRGWIDLVVPAAAGAVSAIVVLTLQAPDHPSSWLARGLMFGAPLAAGLAFGRRRAAFALTLGAVFAASTLYGAGRGTLLLVDRTFYGINRVVLQPSGRYRVLGHGNTTHGAQSLDPAREREPLTYFHPNGPLGQIFAVFNTAHPQGRVGVVGLGTGSIACYRTPAQRWTFYELDPAVVEIARDTGLFTFLRLCAPDARIVTGDARLSLQSAAAGEYDLLVLDAYSSDAIPIHLITREAIALYMEKLAPGGLLAFNISNRHLDLGRVLAGISAELGLAYRKKDDLHIDPRLAGRGMMPSQWAVIARDAGAVGAIADDATWTTPAADPLAPVWTDDFNNLLSVFRW; encoded by the coding sequence GTGTCCTCCGTTGACCGCCGGCCCGCGCCACACGGCACGGCATTCGTGCTCGGCCTCTACACGCTGACGATCTTCCTCAGCGCCGCGCTGCTCTTTCTCGTGCAGCCGATGTTCGCGCGCATGGTGCTGCCGCGGCTCGGCGGCTCGCCGGCCGTGTGGAACACGGCGGTCGTCTTCTACCAGGCCGCGCTGCTCGCCGGCTACGCGTACGCCTACTTCTCGAGCCGCGCGCTCTCGCCGCGCGCGCAGGTGCTCGTCCACTTCCTGCTGCTCGCCATCCCCTTCGCGGTGCTGCCGCTCGGCATCCCCGACGCCTGGACGCCGAATCCCGATCACCCCGCGGCGTCGCTGCTCGCCGTGCTCGCCGTCGCCGTCGGCCTGCCGTTCGTGGTCGTCTCGACGACGGCGCCGCTGCTGCAGCGATGGTTCTCGGCGAGCGGGCATCCGCACGGCCGCGACCCGTACTTCCTGTACGCGTCCAGCAACGCCGGCAGCCTGCTCGCGCTGCTCGGCTACCCCGTGGCGATGGAGCGCTGGCTCCCGCTCGGAGAGCAGGCCCGCTGGTGGACGTTCGGCTACGCCGCCTTCGTCGTCCTCTGCGCCGGCTGCGGCGTGCTGATTCTGAAAGCGCGCGGCGCGAACATGGGCGGCGCACCGGACGCGTCGCCGGCGGTCGTGCCCGACGATCCGCCGGCCGGCCGCCCGGCGCTCGCGCGTCAGATGCGCTGGCTGGCGCTCGCCGCCGTGCCGGTCAGCCTGATGCTCAGCGTCACGACGTACCTCACGACGGACCTGTCCGCGGTGCCGCTGCTCTGGGTCATCCCGCTCGCCGTGTACCTCGTGACGTTCGTGCTCACGTTCGCGCGACGGCCGCCCGTGCCGCCGCGAGCCGTGTCGGCCGTGGTGCCGTTCGTGCTCGCCGGCCTGATGTTCCTCATCGCGGCGAAGGAGGAGTCGACGGACTGGTGGCTCGTGGCGTCGCACGTGGCGGCGTTCTTCGTGATCGCGCTGGCGTGCCACGGCCGGCTGGCCTCGCTGCGGCCGGGGCCGGGCGAGCTGACGCGCTTCTATTTGATCGTGTCGCTCGGCGGCGCGCTCGGCGGCATGTTCAACGCGCTCGCGGCGCCGCTGCTCTTCGAGCACGTCTACGAGTACCCGCTCAGCCTGATCCTCGCCGCCGCGCTCTTGATGCCTGCGAAGCCCGCGGCAGCGCCGGAGAAGGGCACGCCGCGCCGCGAGGGGCGGGCGGTGCCGAAGGCGGACGGTCGCGGGCGCTCGAAGGACGTGCCGGCGGCACCAGCCACGGCATCGCGGCGTGGATGGATCGATCTCGTCGTGCCGGCCGCCGCCGGCGCGGTCTCGGCGATCGTCGTGCTCACGCTCCAGGCACCGGACCATCCGTCGAGCTGGCTCGCGCGCGGCCTGATGTTCGGCGCGCCGCTCGCCGCGGGCCTGGCGTTCGGGCGGCGCCGCGCGGCGTTCGCGCTCACGCTCGGCGCGGTGTTCGCCGCGAGCACGCTCTACGGCGCCGGCCGCGGCACGCTGCTGCTCGTCGACCGCACCTTCTACGGCATCAACCGGGTGGTGCTCCAGCCGTCGGGCCGCTACCGCGTGCTCGGCCACGGCAACACGACGCACGGCGCGCAGAGCCTCGACCCGGCGCGCGAGCGCGAGCCGCTCACCTACTTCCATCCGAACGGGCCGCTCGGCCAGATCTTCGCCGTGTTCAACACGGCCCATCCGCAGGGCCGGGTCGGCGTCGTCGGGCTCGGCACGGGGTCGATCGCGTGCTATCGAACGCCGGCGCAGCGGTGGACGTTCTACGAGCTCGACCCGGCGGTCGTCGAGATCGCGCGCGACACGGGGTTGTTCACGTTCCTGCGCCTCTGCGCGCCGGATGCGCGCATCGTCACCGGCGACGCGCGGCTGTCGCTGCAATCGGCCGCGGCGGGCGAGTACGACCTGCTCGTGCTCGACGCCTACAGCTCGGATGCGATCCCGATCCACCTCATCACGCGCGAGGCGATCGCGCTCTACATGGAGAAGCTCGCGCCGGGCGGCCTGCTCGCGTTCAACATCAGCAACCGCCATCTCGATCTCGGCCGCGTGCTCGCCGGCATCTCCGCCGAGCTGGGGCTCGCCTACCGCAAGAAGGACGACCTGCACATCGATCCGCGGCTGGCGGGCCGCGGGATGATGCCGTCGCAGTGGGCGGTGATCGCCCGCGACGCCGGTGCCGTCGGCGCGATCGCCGACGATGCCACGTGGACGACGCCCGCGGCGGATCCGCTCGCGCCGGTGTGGACCGACGACTTCAACAACCTGCTGAGCGTGTTTCGCTGGTGA
- a CDS encoding beta-glucosidase — MERTRPHAVMQTKRPSHPPLFNSFWIAGFESACHVNRAGTRLDMLEATQHDRFVSEDYARLRSVGIATARDTARWHRIEVEAGRYDFSSLEPYAAAARAHGIQVIWDLLHYGWPDGLDLFAPAFVDRFARFAAATARHLRERTTGPLFVTPINELSFFAWAAGAVGWFRPFLHGRGDDVKRQLVRAWIASVDAIREVDPRARIVSVEPLIHTVPPRGKPDHGGRAAGQRNSQWEAWDMIAGRVAPDLGGHDRYLDVVGVNVYHDNQWEVPGGRKIHWHVHPRDPRWMPFHALVEEAHQRCRRPIFVGETSHVGVGRAEWLRELTDEIVLAIERGVPLEGVCLYPIVDRFEWDDPSHWHNSGLWDFVHEPDGSYRRVINEPYAAELIRSQLRLASMGLGSVPTPPEAAQLSIPL, encoded by the coding sequence ATGGAGAGGACCCGCCCGCACGCGGTCATGCAGACGAAGCGCCCGTCACATCCCCCTCTCTTCAACTCGTTCTGGATCGCCGGCTTCGAGTCGGCGTGTCACGTGAACCGCGCCGGCACCCGGCTCGACATGCTCGAGGCGACGCAGCACGATCGGTTCGTCTCGGAGGACTACGCGCGCCTGCGGTCGGTAGGGATCGCGACCGCCCGCGACACGGCGCGCTGGCACCGGATCGAGGTCGAGGCCGGGCGGTACGACTTCAGCTCGCTGGAGCCGTACGCGGCGGCCGCGCGCGCGCACGGCATCCAGGTGATCTGGGACCTGCTGCACTACGGCTGGCCGGACGGCCTCGACCTCTTCGCGCCGGCGTTCGTCGATCGCTTCGCGCGCTTCGCGGCCGCGACGGCGCGCCATCTCCGTGAACGGACCACGGGGCCGCTCTTCGTGACGCCGATCAACGAGCTGTCGTTCTTCGCGTGGGCGGCCGGCGCGGTGGGGTGGTTCAGGCCGTTCCTCCACGGCCGCGGCGACGACGTGAAGCGTCAACTGGTGCGCGCGTGGATCGCGTCGGTCGATGCGATCCGCGAGGTGGACCCGCGCGCGCGCATCGTCTCCGTGGAACCGCTCATCCACACCGTGCCGCCGCGGGGCAAGCCCGACCACGGCGGCCGCGCCGCCGGCCAGCGGAACAGCCAGTGGGAGGCGTGGGACATGATCGCGGGACGCGTCGCGCCCGATCTCGGCGGCCACGATCGGTACCTCGACGTCGTGGGCGTGAACGTCTACCACGACAACCAGTGGGAGGTGCCGGGCGGCCGGAAGATCCACTGGCACGTCCATCCGCGCGATCCGCGGTGGATGCCGTTTCACGCGCTCGTCGAAGAGGCCCATCAGCGTTGTCGGAGGCCGATCTTCGTCGGCGAGACCAGCCACGTCGGCGTCGGACGCGCCGAGTGGCTGCGCGAGCTGACCGACGAGATCGTCCTCGCGATCGAGCGCGGCGTGCCGCTCGAGGGCGTGTGCCTGTACCCGATCGTCGACCGGTTCGAATGGGACGACCCGTCGCACTGGCACAACAGCGGCCTCTGGGACTTCGTCCACGAGCCCGACGGCAGCTACCGGCGCGTGATCAACGAGCCGTATGCCGCCGAGCTGATCCGATCGCAGCTCCGCCTCGCGTCGATGGGACTTGGATCGGTGCCGACGCCGCCCGAGGCGGCACAGCTTTCGATTCCGCTTTGA
- a CDS encoding aminotransferase class I/II-fold pyridoxal phosphate-dependent enzyme codes for MSATLSEFAKHLNVETAFTVLAVARSLKAQGKDVVELEIGDSPFESTPSAKAAGTQAIEENQSHYCPSPGLPAFREAAARFVREEFGIPAAAEHVVAGPGAKIFQQFFCEAFLDAGDGALVFSPHFPTFVPNIERRQARAVFVPLRQEQEFRPDVGAIERFLREDPSPKAIFLNSPHNPTGGVATEDDLRRIADVVRGTNVAVFSDEPYCHMVWKGRHRSLLEQPDMLEQCVAAYTFSKSYSMSGWRLGFAVSSARIAEAIAKMINTCLSCVPPIVQLAGAAALGQDAAARDRDMQRFREKVVLLTEGLNRIDGIRTLDPTATFYVFPNVAPICNRLGITSHGLALYLLEGADDRFGVACLGGECFGDAGAGFLRFSCAEPNERLQQALAFLPAALSRTDRVAAYLAKNPRFRLQTPYPTR; via the coding sequence GTGTCAGCCACGCTCAGCGAGTTCGCGAAGCACCTCAACGTCGAGACCGCGTTCACCGTGCTCGCCGTCGCTCGGTCCCTGAAGGCGCAGGGCAAGGATGTCGTCGAGCTGGAAATCGGCGACAGCCCGTTCGAGAGCACGCCGTCGGCCAAGGCCGCCGGCACGCAGGCGATCGAGGAGAACCAGTCGCACTACTGCCCGTCGCCCGGCCTGCCGGCGTTCAGGGAGGCGGCCGCCCGGTTCGTGCGCGAGGAGTTCGGCATTCCTGCCGCGGCGGAGCACGTGGTGGCGGGACCGGGCGCCAAGATCTTCCAGCAGTTCTTCTGCGAGGCGTTTCTCGACGCCGGCGACGGCGCGCTCGTGTTCAGCCCGCACTTCCCGACGTTCGTGCCCAACATCGAGCGCCGGCAGGCGCGCGCCGTGTTCGTCCCGCTGCGACAGGAACAGGAGTTCCGGCCCGACGTCGGCGCGATCGAGCGCTTCCTCCGGGAGGATCCGTCCCCGAAGGCGATCTTCCTGAACTCCCCGCACAACCCGACCGGCGGCGTCGCGACCGAGGACGATCTGCGCCGCATCGCGGACGTCGTCCGCGGCACGAACGTCGCCGTGTTCAGCGACGAGCCCTACTGCCACATGGTCTGGAAAGGGCGGCACCGGTCGCTGCTCGAGCAGCCCGACATGCTGGAGCAGTGCGTTGCCGCGTACACGTTCAGCAAGTCCTACAGCATGAGCGGCTGGCGCCTCGGATTCGCCGTCTCATCGGCCCGGATCGCCGAGGCGATCGCGAAGATGATCAACACGTGCCTGTCGTGCGTGCCGCCGATCGTGCAGCTCGCCGGCGCGGCGGCGCTCGGGCAGGACGCGGCCGCGCGCGACCGCGACATGCAGCGGTTCCGCGAGAAGGTCGTGCTGCTCACCGAAGGGCTGAACCGGATCGACGGCATCCGCACGCTGGATCCGACGGCGACGTTCTACGTGTTCCCGAACGTGGCGCCGATCTGCAATCGGCTCGGCATCACGAGCCATGGGTTGGCGCTCTACCTGCTCGAGGGCGCGGACGACCGCTTCGGCGTGGCGTGCCTGGGCGGCGAGTGTTTCGGCGATGCCGGCGCCGGGTTCCTGCGGTTCAGTTGCGCGGAGCCGAACGAGCGGCTGCAGCAGGCGCTCGCCTTCCTTCCGGCAGCCCTGTCGCGGACCGACCGCGTGGCCGCCTATCTGGCGAAGAACCCGAGATTCAGGCTGCAGACTCCCTATCCGACACGCTGA
- a CDS encoding NAD(P)H-quinone oxidoreductase translates to MRAIEIAGAGGPEVLVPVERPDPHPGPGEVLIDVHAAGVNRPDLMQREGRYPPPPGVTDIPGLEVAGRIVAIGSSEVDAEAEGTAAGAASAGDRPRREWQVGDVVMALVAGGGYAELVAAPAVQCLPIPAGLSTIEAAAMPETYFTVWTNVFELGRLRPGERLLVHGGAGGIGTTAIQMAVARGASVIATAGTDAKCRACERLGAARVVNYRSEDFVAAVADATGGRGVDVVLDIVGGDYTPRNLSCLAMDGRLVQIAVMGGVVAAVPLFTIMRRRLTLTGSTLRPRTPAEKGAIAAAVEREIWPLVEVGRVRPVIDRTYPLADAADAHRRLESGDAIGKVVLLR, encoded by the coding sequence ATGCGGGCAATCGAGATCGCCGGCGCCGGCGGCCCCGAGGTGCTGGTGCCGGTCGAGCGCCCGGATCCGCATCCCGGTCCCGGCGAGGTCTTGATCGACGTTCACGCCGCCGGCGTGAACCGGCCCGACCTGATGCAGCGCGAGGGCCGGTATCCGCCGCCGCCCGGCGTCACCGACATCCCCGGTCTCGAAGTCGCCGGCCGCATCGTCGCGATCGGATCGTCCGAGGTGGACGCGGAGGCGGAGGGCACTGCGGCGGGCGCGGCGAGCGCCGGCGATCGGCCGCGTCGCGAATGGCAGGTGGGTGACGTGGTGATGGCGCTCGTCGCTGGAGGCGGCTATGCCGAGCTCGTCGCGGCGCCGGCGGTGCAGTGCCTGCCGATCCCGGCTGGCCTGTCGACGATCGAGGCGGCCGCGATGCCGGAGACGTACTTCACCGTGTGGACGAACGTCTTCGAGCTCGGGCGGCTGCGCCCGGGCGAGCGGCTGCTCGTGCACGGCGGCGCGGGCGGCATCGGCACGACCGCGATCCAGATGGCCGTGGCGCGCGGCGCGTCGGTGATCGCGACGGCCGGGACTGACGCGAAGTGCCGCGCGTGCGAGCGCCTCGGCGCGGCGCGCGTGGTGAACTACCGCTCCGAGGACTTCGTGGCCGCCGTCGCCGATGCCACCGGCGGGCGCGGCGTGGACGTCGTGCTGGACATCGTCGGCGGCGACTACACGCCACGCAACCTGAGCTGTCTCGCGATGGACGGGCGGCTGGTGCAGATCGCGGTGATGGGCGGTGTGGTCGCGGCCGTGCCGCTCTTCACGATCATGCGGCGGCGGCTCACGCTCACCGGATCGACGCTGCGCCCGCGCACGCCCGCGGAGAAGGGCGCCATCGCGGCCGCGGTCGAACGCGAGATCTGGCCGCTCGTCGAGGTTGGCCGCGTGCGGCCCGTGATCGACCGTACCTATCCGCTCGCGGACGCGGCCGACGCCCATCGCCGGCTGGAGAGCGGGGACGCGATCGGGAAGGTCGTCCTGCTACGCTGA
- a CDS encoding RnfABCDGE type electron transport complex subunit D: MRKFFRTPKGLLLIVLVGLVAIAAPHEGLAVVVPGLAAAVVLAGLLDAAILRVRDGGWAFPSGAVLTALIVAMVLSSREPWHVTAATAVLAIVSKYVCRYRTANVFNPAALAMVATFYLFDTGHSWWGALPDVAPPFLILLFVAGLFITDRVNKMPMVLAFLGAYYGLFTGMAFAGDPRWVAEIYRTPDVQAVLYFAFFILTDPPTSPTKYRHQVICGVLVAVTSVVFFEALGVVYYLLAGVLVGNVWETWRRWRAHRGRERQHRHPRRAHDAAAGTAVIA; the protein is encoded by the coding sequence ATGCGTAAGTTCTTCCGGACGCCCAAGGGGCTGCTGCTCATCGTGCTCGTCGGGCTCGTCGCGATCGCGGCCCCGCACGAAGGCCTCGCCGTCGTCGTGCCCGGGCTCGCCGCGGCCGTCGTGCTCGCCGGCCTGCTCGACGCCGCCATCCTCCGCGTTCGCGACGGCGGCTGGGCGTTCCCGAGCGGCGCCGTCCTCACGGCGCTGATCGTCGCGATGGTGCTCAGCTCGCGCGAGCCATGGCACGTCACCGCCGCGACGGCCGTGCTCGCGATCGTCTCCAAGTACGTGTGTCGCTATCGCACGGCCAACGTGTTCAATCCGGCCGCGCTCGCGATGGTCGCGACGTTCTACCTGTTCGACACCGGGCACAGTTGGTGGGGCGCGCTGCCCGACGTGGCGCCGCCGTTCCTGATCCTGCTCTTCGTGGCCGGCCTCTTCATCACGGACCGCGTCAACAAGATGCCGATGGTCCTCGCGTTCCTCGGCGCCTACTACGGGCTCTTCACCGGCATGGCGTTCGCCGGCGACCCGCGATGGGTCGCCGAGATCTACCGCACGCCGGACGTGCAGGCCGTGCTGTACTTCGCGTTCTTCATCCTCACCGATCCGCCGACGTCGCCCACGAAGTACCGGCACCAGGTGATCTGCGGCGTGCTCGTCGCCGTGACGAGCGTCGTCTTCTTCGAAGCGCTCGGCGTCGTGTACTACCTCCTGGCTGGCGTGCTCGTCGGCAACGTGTGGGAGACGTGGCGCCGCTGGCGCGCGCACCGGGGCCGGGAGCGCCAGCATCGCCATCCCCGGCGCGCGCACGACGCGGCGGCCGGCACGGCCGTCATCGCGTAG
- a CDS encoding Gfo/Idh/MocA family oxidoreductase, with product MRTSSPDRTRRPRLGVFGVGRMGLVHVETLIRLACERRIEFVAIGDRREASRTETAERVAVLDRSISGDLKTYSQPEDMAEGGLDAAIVASRTEDHARDALAFTSRGIPVLVEKPLAGSIAEAAAFCAALGPSGDSLVQVGFQRGYDAATRAASRWVAEGLIGDLQQTSHVLQDKNPTPAGYQSCGITADMAIHLVYEAMSFRGFTLPRRVQAIQFLAPHYEDRAGEGANIVHAFCTWDDGSLAHLWGSRINRTGYDNRFTLVGTRGRIDVGEFVGDFGIVHANLWCGADDGPVPRGMLLEALDFPMTRPNSHQPDFYARFARAYEQEVRAFAANVAAGQPLEPSLEIGWKTLLVANLAEASSRRGGQVFDLGDHRGTPVATAADAARYAAELGVD from the coding sequence ATGCGGACATCCTCCCCAGACCGCACCCGCCGGCCGAGACTCGGCGTCTTCGGCGTGGGCCGCATGGGACTGGTACATGTAGAGACGCTCATCCGGCTCGCCTGCGAGCGGCGGATCGAGTTCGTGGCCATCGGCGACCGCCGTGAGGCGTCGCGCACCGAGACCGCCGAACGCGTCGCGGTCCTCGACCGCAGCATCAGCGGCGATCTGAAGACGTACTCGCAGCCGGAGGACATGGCCGAGGGCGGGCTCGACGCCGCGATCGTCGCGTCGCGCACCGAGGACCACGCGCGCGACGCGCTCGCGTTCACCTCGCGCGGCATCCCCGTGCTCGTCGAGAAGCCGCTCGCCGGATCGATCGCGGAGGCGGCCGCCTTCTGCGCCGCGCTCGGGCCGAGCGGCGACTCGCTCGTGCAGGTCGGCTTCCAGCGCGGCTACGACGCGGCCACGCGCGCCGCGTCCCGATGGGTCGCCGAGGGGCTCATCGGCGACCTGCAGCAGACGTCGCACGTGCTGCAGGACAAGAACCCCACGCCTGCCGGCTACCAGAGCTGCGGGATCACCGCCGACATGGCGATCCACCTGGTCTACGAGGCCATGAGCTTCCGCGGCTTCACGCTGCCGCGCCGCGTCCAGGCCATCCAGTTCCTCGCGCCGCACTACGAGGATCGCGCGGGCGAGGGGGCCAACATCGTGCACGCCTTCTGCACCTGGGACGACGGCTCGCTCGCGCACCTCTGGGGGTCGCGCATCAACCGCACCGGCTACGACAACCGCTTCACGCTCGTCGGCACGCGCGGCCGGATCGACGTCGGCGAGTTCGTCGGCGATTTCGGCATCGTCCACGCCAACCTGTGGTGCGGCGCAGACGACGGGCCGGTGCCGCGCGGGATGCTGCTCGAGGCGCTCGACTTCCCGATGACGCGGCCCAACTCGCACCAGCCCGACTTCTACGCGCGCTTCGCCCGCGCCTACGAGCAGGAAGTGCGCGCGTTCGCCGCCAACGTCGCGGCCGGCCAGCCGCTCGAGCCGAGCCTCGAGATCGGGTGGAAGACGCTCCTCGTCGCCAACCTCGCGGAAGCGAGCTCGCGGCGCGGCGGCCAGGTGTTCGACCTCGGCGACCATCGCGGCACTCCCGTGGCGACGGCGGCAGACGCCGCGCGCTACGCGGCGGAGCTGGGCGTGGACTGA
- a CDS encoding MATE family efflux transporter, with the protein MSTRPVRTRPFDRSLVEGPIGKAVWKIAWPTMLQNIIAGLQGIIDHVMVGHFVGYVGNAAIGVSWQIVLVVIVFGSSVFSGMGVLVARFAGADEPEKVNRVVYQAFLTAAGLSVLLAVFGWIAAPSLLDLVNAAPAVRAEAMPFLRTMLLGMMGMMMFFMLSGAFRSAGDSQTPLRLGVMMTVLTVAFNLVLIPMFGTVGAAFGTIASSSLVSAFGVWRMRRPDSVIHFDPGMRRAPDPSIIRALFRFGLPTGVQGIAMNVAGVLLLRFIGSLEESAAAQAAYAVGYTELFSLITWTSVGLMGAAATIAGQNLGAGRPERVIEGVSVASRIGLMLAAVVGALFLLAPTMLLGVFGMTEPAVLSIGRQLLRYLAVSGLFITVALSVTGALQGTGDTRSPLYVSIVSQIVVPLGLCQWWQMTGALEPGRIWLAIVLGHITRCLLSIAIFRSQRWRGIQVEIT; encoded by the coding sequence GTGAGTACCCGACCCGTCCGGACGAGGCCCTTCGATCGCTCGCTCGTGGAAGGCCCGATTGGCAAGGCCGTGTGGAAGATCGCCTGGCCGACGATGCTCCAGAACATCATCGCGGGGCTGCAGGGCATCATCGACCACGTCATGGTCGGGCACTTCGTCGGCTACGTCGGCAACGCGGCCATCGGCGTCAGTTGGCAGATCGTCCTCGTCGTCATCGTGTTCGGCAGCTCGGTGTTCAGCGGCATGGGCGTGCTCGTCGCGCGCTTCGCCGGCGCCGACGAGCCCGAAAAGGTGAACCGCGTCGTCTACCAGGCGTTCCTCACGGCGGCCGGCCTGTCGGTGCTGCTCGCCGTGTTCGGATGGATCGCCGCGCCGAGCCTGCTCGACCTCGTCAACGCGGCGCCAGCCGTGCGCGCCGAGGCCATGCCGTTCCTGCGCACGATGCTGCTCGGCATGATGGGCATGATGATGTTCTTCATGCTGAGCGGCGCGTTCCGATCGGCCGGCGACTCGCAGACGCCGCTGCGGCTCGGCGTGATGATGACGGTGCTCACCGTCGCGTTCAACCTCGTGCTGATCCCGATGTTCGGCACGGTCGGCGCCGCGTTCGGCACGATCGCCAGCAGCTCGCTCGTCTCGGCGTTCGGCGTGTGGCGCATGCGGCGTCCCGACTCGGTGATCCACTTCGATCCCGGCATGCGCCGTGCGCCCGATCCGTCGATCATCCGCGCGCTCTTCCGCTTCGGCCTGCCGACCGGCGTGCAGGGCATCGCGATGAACGTCGCGGGCGTGCTGCTGCTCCGGTTCATCGGATCGCTCGAGGAGAGCGCCGCGGCGCAGGCCGCCTACGCGGTCGGCTACACGGAGCTGTTCTCGCTGATCACCTGGACGTCGGTCGGGCTCATGGGCGCCGCGGCGACGATCGCCGGGCAGAACCTCGGCGCGGGCCGGCCCGAGCGGGTGATCGAGGGCGTGTCGGTGGCCTCGCGCATCGGGCTGATGCTGGCCGCGGTCGTCGGCGCGCTGTTCCTGCTCGCGCCGACGATGCTGCTCGGCGTGTTCGGCATGACCGAGCCGGCCGTGCTCTCGATCGGCCGGCAACTGCTGCGGTACCTCGCCGTCTCCGGCCTGTTCATCACGGTCGCCCTCTCCGTCACGGGCGCGCTCCAGGGCACCGGCGACACGCGCAGCCCGCTGTACGTCTCGATCGTGTCGCAGATCGTCGTCCCGCTCGGGCTCTGCCAGTGGTGGCAGATGACGGGGGCGCTCGAGCCGGGCCGCATCTGGCTCGCGATCGTCCTCGGCCACATCACGCGCTGCCTGCTCAGCATCGCGATCTTCCGCAGCCAGCGCTGGCGCGGAATCCAGGTCGAGATCACGTGA
- a CDS encoding FAD:protein FMN transferase, protein MSAAPLSHDRALDSTTRAGVAMGTIVTMRIAHHGPARDPSGRGREAALDAAFSWFVEVERRCSRFDPASELRALTARVGEAVAVSPMLFAAVEFAVAVAAETDGAFDPTVGRDLEQRGFDTDYRTRTAAPTTVDAAGATYRDVTLGAGRGTVRLERPLLLDLGAVAKGLAIDMAARELEAFEHFAIDAGGDVFVAGHGPDGRPWSVGIRHPRHDDLLGVVRVSNAAVCTSGDYERPGGSEGHHVVDGRTRRTALAAVSATTIAPTALAADALATAAFVLGPAGGIALLERHGVDGLIVASDLTRHVTAGFDRHA, encoded by the coding sequence GTGAGCGCGGCGCCGCTGAGCCACGATCGCGCCCTCGATTCGACGACCCGCGCCGGCGTGGCGATGGGCACGATCGTCACGATGCGGATCGCCCATCACGGGCCGGCGCGCGACCCGAGCGGACGCGGCCGCGAGGCGGCCCTCGACGCGGCGTTCTCCTGGTTCGTCGAGGTCGAGCGCCGCTGCAGCCGGTTCGATCCGGCGAGCGAGCTGCGTGCGCTGACCGCGCGCGTGGGCGAGGCCGTCGCGGTCAGCCCGATGCTCTTCGCCGCTGTCGAGTTCGCCGTCGCCGTCGCCGCCGAGACCGACGGCGCGTTCGATCCGACCGTCGGCCGCGATCTGGAACAACGCGGCTTCGACACCGACTACCGGACGCGCACCGCCGCGCCGACGACGGTCGACGCGGCGGGGGCGACGTACCGCGACGTGACGCTCGGCGCCGGGCGCGGCACGGTGCGGCTCGAGCGGCCGCTCCTGCTGGACCTCGGCGCCGTGGCGAAAGGGCTCGCGATCGACATGGCCGCGCGCGAGCTCGAGGCGTTCGAACACTTCGCGATCGACGCGGGCGGCGACGTGTTCGTCGCCGGCCACGGTCCCGACGGCCGCCCGTGGTCGGTCGGCATCCGGCACCCGCGGCACGACGACCTGCTCGGCGTCGTGCGCGTGTCGAACGCGGCCGTGTGCACGTCGGGCGACTACGAGCGGCCCGGCGGCTCCGAGGGTCACCACGTCGTGGACGGCCGCACGCGCCGCACCGCGCTCGCGGCCGTCAGCGCGACGACGATCGCGCCGACGGCGCTGGCGGCCGACGCGCTCGCGACCGCAGCGTTCGTGCTCGGCCCCGCCGGCGGGATCGCCCTGCTCGAACGCCACGGCGTCGACGGGCTCATCGTCGCCTCCGATCTCACGCGTCACGTCACCGCAGGATTCGATCGCCATGCGTAA